In one Acipenser ruthenus chromosome 10, fAciRut3.2 maternal haplotype, whole genome shotgun sequence genomic region, the following are encoded:
- the LOC117404303 gene encoding BEN domain-containing protein 5 isoform X1, translating into MFAFVRFLEDDVCYALPVSNVKDFRPLHKTDFDNQKVYLVNRTEENGTGQHGKAQILALAENIQEFEHSILQKKMKIPKLSTKDVEKSEQNHFGEEPMPLRHKKAQEHSRSSNANSSKSLEAVVARLERNAVNSYAEGEEEEEEEEDEEEDEEDNDEDSVLEDSGTGEAMVPRYLYEELVHNYRQQEEEMRRLQQELERTRRQLVQQAKKLKEYGSLMTEVKELRDFNRRLQDVLLLRLGSEPMHDNGTQTIKVDPVEPIMEPQEVCREEANASSSSSHSPSPRNIYTFNDGKVHLGGGIWVDEEKWHQLQRTQGDSKFTKNLAVMIWGTETLKNRSVTGVATKKKKDALPKPPLSPSKLKIVRECLYDRVSQETADSAEITQRLSKVNKYICEKIMDINKSIKNEERRESKLLIRQTVKMENFTYDGI; encoded by the exons ATGTTTGCTTTTGTGAGGTTTCTGGAAGACGATGTTTGCTACGCGCTGCCAGTTTCTAATGTAAAGGATTTTAGACCTCTGCACAAGACGGATTTCGATAATCAAAAGGTGTATTTGGTTAACAGAACAGAAGAGAATGGCACAGGCCAGCATGGCAAGGCACAAATACTGGCACTTGCAG AAAACATACAAGAGTTTGAACACAGCATTCTGCAGAAGAAGATGAAGATTCCCAAACTCTCCACAAAAGATGTTGAAAAATCAGAGCAGAATCACTTTGGGGAGGAACCAATGCCACTCCGACACAAAAAG GCACAAGAGCACAGTCGCTCCTCGAACGCAAACTCCTCAAAGAGCCTGGAGGCTGTGGTTGCACGGCTGGAGCGCAATGCTGTGAACTCGTacgcagagggagaggaggaagaggaggaggaagaggatgaggaggaggatgaggaggacaATGACGAGGACAGTGTATTGGAGGACTCGGGCACAGGGGAGGCCATGGTGCCACGCTACCTCTATGAGGAGCTGGTGCACAACTACAGGCAGCAGGAGGAAGAGATGCGGCGCCTCCAGCAGGAACTGGAGCGCACGCGCAGGCAGCTGGTACAGCAGGCCAAGAAACTCAAAGAGTATGGCAGCCTGATGACCGAAGTGAAGGAGCTGAGAGATTTCAACCGGAGGCTGCAGGACGTTCTGCTCCTGAGGCTCGGCAGCG AGCCAATGCACGACAACGGCACTCAGACAATCAAGGTTGATCCAGTGGAGCCAATTATGGAGCCACAGGAAGTCTGTCGGGAAGAGGCGAACGCCAGCTCGAGCTCCAGTCACTCTCCGTCCCCCAGAAACATATACACTTTCAACGATGGGAAG GTACACTTGGGTGGTGGGATTTGGGTGGATGAGGAGAAGTGGCACCAGTTGCAGCGCACGCAAGGAGACTCTAAGTTCACCAAAAACCTGGCAGTGATGATCTGGGGCACAGAGACCCTGAAGAACAGGAGCGTCACAGGGGTAGCCACCAAGAAAAAGAAAGACGCCTTGCCTAAGCCCCCGCTCTCGCCAAGTAAACTCAAAATCGTGAGAG AGTGTCTGTATGACAGAGTATCTCAAGAAACAGCGGACAGTGCCGAGATTACACAGAGACTGTCCAAAGTGaacaaatacatttgtgaaaAGATCATGGATATCAACAAATCAATCAAGAATGAGGAGAGGAGGGAATCCAAGTTGCTCATTAGACAGACAGTCAAGATGGAGAATTTCACCTACGATGGCATATAG
- the LOC117404303 gene encoding BEN domain-containing protein 5 isoform X2 gives MKIPKLSTKDVEKSEQNHFGEEPMPLRHKKAQEHSRSSNANSSKSLEAVVARLERNAVNSYAEGEEEEEEEEDEEEDEEDNDEDSVLEDSGTGEAMVPRYLYEELVHNYRQQEEEMRRLQQELERTRRQLVQQAKKLKEYGSLMTEVKELRDFNRRLQDVLLLRLGSEPMHDNGTQTIKVDPVEPIMEPQEVCREEANASSSSSHSPSPRNIYTFNDGKVHLGGGIWVDEEKWHQLQRTQGDSKFTKNLAVMIWGTETLKNRSVTGVATKKKKDALPKPPLSPSKLKIVRECLYDRVSQETADSAEITQRLSKVNKYICEKIMDINKSIKNEERRESKLLIRQTVKMENFTYDGI, from the exons ATGAAGATTCCCAAACTCTCCACAAAAGATGTTGAAAAATCAGAGCAGAATCACTTTGGGGAGGAACCAATGCCACTCCGACACAAAAAG GCACAAGAGCACAGTCGCTCCTCGAACGCAAACTCCTCAAAGAGCCTGGAGGCTGTGGTTGCACGGCTGGAGCGCAATGCTGTGAACTCGTacgcagagggagaggaggaagaggaggaggaagaggatgaggaggaggatgaggaggacaATGACGAGGACAGTGTATTGGAGGACTCGGGCACAGGGGAGGCCATGGTGCCACGCTACCTCTATGAGGAGCTGGTGCACAACTACAGGCAGCAGGAGGAAGAGATGCGGCGCCTCCAGCAGGAACTGGAGCGCACGCGCAGGCAGCTGGTACAGCAGGCCAAGAAACTCAAAGAGTATGGCAGCCTGATGACCGAAGTGAAGGAGCTGAGAGATTTCAACCGGAGGCTGCAGGACGTTCTGCTCCTGAGGCTCGGCAGCG AGCCAATGCACGACAACGGCACTCAGACAATCAAGGTTGATCCAGTGGAGCCAATTATGGAGCCACAGGAAGTCTGTCGGGAAGAGGCGAACGCCAGCTCGAGCTCCAGTCACTCTCCGTCCCCCAGAAACATATACACTTTCAACGATGGGAAG GTACACTTGGGTGGTGGGATTTGGGTGGATGAGGAGAAGTGGCACCAGTTGCAGCGCACGCAAGGAGACTCTAAGTTCACCAAAAACCTGGCAGTGATGATCTGGGGCACAGAGACCCTGAAGAACAGGAGCGTCACAGGGGTAGCCACCAAGAAAAAGAAAGACGCCTTGCCTAAGCCCCCGCTCTCGCCAAGTAAACTCAAAATCGTGAGAG AGTGTCTGTATGACAGAGTATCTCAAGAAACAGCGGACAGTGCCGAGATTACACAGAGACTGTCCAAAGTGaacaaatacatttgtgaaaAGATCATGGATATCAACAAATCAATCAAGAATGAGGAGAGGAGGGAATCCAAGTTGCTCATTAGACAGACAGTCAAGATGGAGAATTTCACCTACGATGGCATATAG